Proteins encoded within one genomic window of Nonomuraea gerenzanensis:
- a CDS encoding carbohydrate ABC transporter permease produces the protein MSRSAHRRPATTRLRGARGLVGWLFVLPALGFYAVFVLRPITLTFQYSLYDWNGIGPSTWVGPANYGKVFTDPDLFDSLVNAFQLIVFFSAVPVVLGLASAATIRRIAASRLALVARTVLFLPQVIPLVAAGIAWSWLLASTGVVNQLLTLVGLGGVTRAWLGDFATALPAVGMIGAWVLLGLCTLLLLAGMSKIDPALYEAARLDGAGPWREFVSITVPSLRQEIAVCVTVTVIAALASFDIIYIATQGGPGNTTMVPGLQIYYLAFSEREVGTASALAMVLMVLVIACALPIQWFAKDGNK, from the coding sequence ATGTCCCGGTCCGCGCATCGGCGGCCGGCCACCACCAGGCTGCGCGGCGCGCGCGGCCTGGTCGGCTGGCTGTTCGTGCTTCCGGCGCTCGGCTTCTACGCGGTGTTCGTGCTGCGCCCGATCACCCTGACCTTCCAGTACTCGCTCTACGACTGGAACGGCATCGGCCCCTCCACCTGGGTGGGGCCGGCCAACTACGGCAAGGTCTTCACCGACCCCGACCTGTTCGACTCGCTGGTCAACGCCTTCCAGCTCATCGTCTTCTTCAGCGCCGTGCCGGTCGTGCTCGGCCTGGCCAGTGCCGCGACGATCAGGCGCATCGCCGCCAGCCGGCTCGCCCTCGTGGCGCGCACCGTGCTCTTCCTGCCCCAGGTGATCCCGCTGGTCGCGGCCGGCATCGCGTGGAGCTGGCTGCTGGCCTCCACCGGCGTGGTCAACCAGCTGCTCACGCTCGTCGGCCTCGGCGGCGTGACCCGCGCCTGGCTGGGCGACTTCGCCACCGCCCTGCCGGCGGTCGGCATGATCGGTGCTTGGGTGCTGCTCGGCCTGTGCACGCTGCTGCTCCTGGCGGGCATGAGCAAGATCGATCCGGCGCTGTACGAGGCCGCCCGCCTCGACGGCGCGGGCCCGTGGCGCGAGTTCGTCTCCATCACGGTCCCGAGCCTCCGGCAGGAGATCGCGGTCTGCGTCACCGTCACCGTCATCGCCGCCCTGGCCAGCTTCGACATCATCTACATCGCCACCCAAGGCGGCCCGGGCAACACCACGATGGTGCCCGGCCTGCAGATCTACTACCTGGCCTTCTCCGAGCGCGAGGTGGGCACGGCCTCGGCCCTGGCCATGGTCCTCATGGTCCTCGTGATCGCCTGCGCCCTGCCCATCCAGTGGTTCGCGAAGGACGGCAACAAATGA
- a CDS encoding MarR family winged helix-turn-helix transcriptional regulator has product MTDPAVPAAAAPHAPPPRVSYLVFRLERRIRACLDEALARHGLTTTEYMALSELRLRDAPSSADLARIAFVTPQAMNLVIRDLEQRGLIRRDPHPRGGRALRTRLTPKGLNTLRRCDLSLDGIEAVMLAEIDDPDRTTLAETLTSCARALHPDARP; this is encoded by the coding sequence GTGACCGATCCGGCTGTCCCCGCGGCCGCCGCGCCGCACGCGCCGCCGCCCCGCGTGAGCTACCTGGTGTTCCGGCTGGAACGCCGCATCCGTGCCTGCCTGGACGAGGCGCTCGCCCGGCACGGCCTGACGACCACCGAGTACATGGCGCTCAGCGAGCTGCGCCTGCGCGACGCCCCGTCCTCGGCCGACCTGGCCCGCATCGCCTTCGTCACCCCGCAGGCGATGAACCTGGTCATCCGCGACCTCGAACAACGCGGCCTGATCCGGCGCGACCCGCATCCCCGTGGCGGCCGCGCGCTGCGCACCCGCCTCACCCCGAAGGGCCTGAACACCCTGCGGCGGTGCGACCTCTCCCTCGACGGCATCGAGGCCGTCATGCTGGCCGAGATCGACGACCCGGACCGTACGACACTCGCGGAGACGCTCACGTCGTGCGCCCGGGCCCTCCATCCGGACGCGCGGCCCTGA
- a CDS encoding ABC transporter substrate-binding protein, with the protein MARRVRPGRSGTALVIALGTLAAACAAPGSNSPQPQATGTSPASTAPACGSAPVTMSGYFETGFPLPKALTTEFTKQHPNVTWNVREDQFAIITQNAPRVLADNPPDLMRLPQVSELVKDDLLKNLDGYATAFGWDKWPASQLEQLRLGPGGRPRGEGSLYALGLNMSMTGLFYNKKLATQIGMSAPPTTLAELDQALEKAKQAGITPILQFNGGATGGLAFPLQNLMASYGPAAPINDWIFQKPGATIDTPANLQATQHLEKWIKAGYFQKDVNAVDYATMMSRFIDGQGLFMFNGDWESGNLDKQMAGNVGFTLMPPAQQGGKRAAMSAPLTFGIAANAKNADCAAFFLNWVATDKRAREIGVEIGGSRPMGPADAYMPEVGSDKVTASTLAAGADIAKDDGAMDFIANATGAIYAKSWTPNLQKLVAGQQTPQGLLKAVQADYAGQLEGN; encoded by the coding sequence ATGGCTCGTCGAGTTCGCCCCGGCAGGTCCGGGACCGCGCTGGTGATCGCCTTGGGGACGCTGGCCGCCGCCTGCGCGGCCCCCGGCAGCAACAGCCCGCAACCTCAGGCCACCGGCACGTCCCCGGCCTCCACGGCACCCGCGTGCGGCTCGGCGCCGGTCACGATGAGCGGCTACTTCGAGACCGGCTTCCCGCTGCCCAAGGCGCTGACCACCGAGTTCACCAAGCAGCACCCGAACGTGACGTGGAACGTCCGCGAGGACCAATTCGCGATCATCACGCAGAACGCCCCGCGGGTGCTGGCGGACAACCCGCCCGACCTGATGCGCCTGCCCCAGGTCTCCGAGCTGGTCAAGGACGACCTGCTGAAGAACCTCGACGGCTACGCGACGGCGTTCGGCTGGGACAAGTGGCCGGCCTCCCAGCTGGAGCAGCTGCGCCTGGGCCCCGGCGGCCGTCCGCGCGGCGAGGGCTCCCTGTACGCCCTGGGCCTCAACATGAGCATGACCGGCCTGTTCTACAACAAGAAGCTCGCCACCCAGATCGGCATGTCGGCGCCGCCCACCACGCTGGCCGAGCTCGACCAGGCGCTCGAGAAGGCCAAGCAGGCGGGCATCACGCCCATCCTGCAGTTCAACGGCGGCGCCACCGGCGGCCTGGCCTTCCCGCTGCAGAACCTCATGGCCTCCTACGGCCCCGCCGCGCCCATCAACGACTGGATCTTCCAGAAGCCCGGCGCCACCATCGACACCCCGGCCAACCTCCAGGCCACCCAGCACCTGGAGAAGTGGATCAAGGCCGGCTACTTCCAGAAGGACGTCAACGCGGTCGACTACGCGACCATGATGAGCCGCTTCATCGACGGCCAGGGGCTGTTCATGTTCAACGGCGACTGGGAGTCGGGCAACCTCGACAAGCAGATGGCGGGCAACGTCGGCTTCACCCTGATGCCGCCCGCCCAGCAAGGCGGCAAGCGCGCCGCCATGTCGGCGCCCCTCACCTTCGGCATCGCCGCGAACGCCAAGAACGCCGACTGCGCCGCCTTCTTCCTCAACTGGGTGGCCACCGACAAGCGGGCCAGGGAGATCGGCGTCGAGATCGGCGGATCGCGCCCGATGGGACCGGCCGACGCGTACATGCCGGAGGTCGGCTCCGACAAGGTCACCGCGAGCACCCTGGCGGCCGGGGCGGACATCGCCAAGGACGACGGCGCGATGGACTTCATCGCCAACGCCACCGGCGCCATCTACGCCAAGAGCTGGACCCCCAACCTGCAGAAACTCGTGGCCGGTCAGCAGACGCCGCAAGGGCTGCTGAAGGCCGTCCAGGCCGACTACGCCGGCCAGCTCGAAGGGAACTGA
- a CDS encoding aldo/keto reductase: protein MTFEDTPASAGTERPGDTGAMAGRTVARVGYGAMQLDRLRGDRDAAVALLRHAFDRGVDHVDTAQFYGDGFVNDVIRQALRPGDDVLVVSKVGATSDPGAPIPLRLAQRPHELRAETEANLAALGVERIEVMNLRRVDAGITIPVPDDQVVDLDDQLAEMIALRDEGKIGAIGLSSVTLDVLRRALPAGVVCVQNVHSLVARDDEDVLRCCTDEQIAWVPYFPLGGALPGLAKVTDEPAVLAAAQHLGCTPAQVALAWLLHRAPNVLLIPGTADPGHLDANLAAGSIVLDEETLAALDAIPARPLAAPLG from the coding sequence GTGACCTTCGAAGACACCCCCGCTTCCGCCGGCACCGAGCGCCCCGGCGACACCGGCGCGATGGCGGGCCGCACCGTCGCAAGGGTCGGCTACGGCGCCATGCAGCTGGACCGCCTGCGCGGCGACCGTGACGCCGCCGTCGCCCTGCTGCGCCACGCGTTCGACCGCGGTGTCGACCATGTGGACACCGCCCAGTTCTACGGCGACGGCTTCGTCAACGACGTCATCCGCCAGGCGCTCCGCCCCGGGGACGACGTCCTGGTCGTCAGCAAGGTCGGCGCCACCTCCGATCCCGGCGCCCCGATCCCGCTGCGCCTGGCACAGCGGCCCCACGAGCTGCGGGCCGAGACCGAGGCCAACCTCGCCGCACTCGGCGTGGAGCGGATCGAGGTGATGAACCTGCGCCGCGTGGACGCGGGCATCACCATCCCCGTCCCCGACGACCAGGTGGTCGACCTCGACGACCAGCTCGCCGAGATGATCGCGCTGCGCGACGAGGGCAAGATCGGCGCCATCGGGCTGAGCAGCGTGACCCTGGACGTCCTGCGCCGCGCCCTGCCCGCCGGCGTCGTCTGCGTGCAGAACGTGCACAGCCTCGTGGCCCGCGACGACGAGGACGTGCTGCGCTGCTGTACGGACGAGCAGATCGCCTGGGTGCCCTACTTCCCGCTCGGCGGCGCGCTCCCGGGCCTGGCGAAGGTGACCGACGAACCGGCCGTGCTCGCCGCCGCCCAGCACCTGGGATGCACCCCGGCGCAGGTCGCCCTGGCCTGGCTGCTGCACCGCGCCCCGAACGTGCTGCTCATCCCGGGCACCGCCGACCCGGGCCACCTCGACGCGAACCTGGCCGCCGGCTCGATCGTGCTGGACGAGGAGACCCTCGCCGCCCTCGACGCCATCCCGGCACGCCCGCTCGCCGCCCCGCTCGGCTGA
- a CDS encoding TetR/AcrR family transcriptional regulator — protein MTSATTPPPDPAGPPVRRDARRNRDKLIAAAQAAFTAADGPVTLEAIARQAGVGIGTLYRHFPTREDLVDAVYAAELDAVTASVPVLLDQHPADVALRAWMGRYATFVATKRGMTETLRAGIASGRIAPPSRERVTTTIATFLERGVATGTLRTGIDPDDVTTLFVGVFLAIASGASQEQIGRLLDLLVDGLRPRTDG, from the coding sequence TTGACTTCTGCCACGACACCTCCGCCCGATCCCGCCGGGCCGCCGGTCCGCCGCGACGCGCGGCGCAACCGTGACAAGCTCATCGCCGCCGCCCAGGCCGCCTTCACCGCCGCCGACGGCCCCGTCACCCTGGAGGCCATCGCCCGCCAGGCCGGAGTGGGCATCGGCACCCTGTACCGCCACTTCCCCACGCGCGAGGACCTCGTCGACGCCGTCTACGCCGCCGAGCTCGACGCCGTCACCGCGAGCGTCCCCGTCCTGCTCGATCAGCATCCCGCCGACGTGGCGCTCCGGGCCTGGATGGGCCGGTACGCCACGTTCGTCGCCACCAAGCGCGGGATGACGGAGACACTGCGCGCGGGCATCGCCTCCGGGCGCATCGCGCCTCCCTCACGCGAGCGCGTCACCACCACGATCGCCACGTTCCTCGAACGGGGCGTGGCGACGGGCACGCTGCGCACGGGCATCGACCCCGACGACGTGACCACGCTGTTCGTCGGCGTGTTCCTGGCCATCGCCTCCGGCGCGTCCCAGGAGCAGATCGGCCGTCTGCTCGACCTCCTCGTCGACGGTCTGCGCCCGCGAACGGACGGCTGA
- a CDS encoding LacI family DNA-binding transcriptional regulator: MSPRRVTLADVAKAAGVSRTTASLVLSGRGRELRISQDVEQRVLRTAEELQYRPNIVSRGLRTGTTRTIGFVSDTVATSRLAGDMIKGALEAARDRGFMLFIGETEGDAELERLLLQAMHDRQVDGLILASMFTRTIKVPKTVTAAPAVLLNALPKQPAPLPAILPDEVEAGRRAARVLLDAGHRDGIYLIGAGPRLRDRPSESLAAVERLVGIREALAEAGVEVAGARPCPDWLPEYGLAATRDLLRTVQPRALICFNDRIAMGAYQALDDFGLKVPADVSIVSFDDHPIASWMRPQLTTVALPHYELGRKAVDVLFTEIDRDRSAADEAGEVHRVPMPVRHRESVADFSG, translated from the coding sequence GTGAGCCCACGACGGGTCACGCTGGCCGATGTGGCCAAGGCCGCGGGCGTCTCCCGCACGACCGCCTCGCTCGTCCTCTCGGGCCGTGGCCGCGAGCTGCGCATCTCTCAGGACGTCGAGCAGCGGGTGCTGCGAACCGCCGAGGAGTTGCAGTACCGGCCGAACATCGTCTCCAGGGGCCTGCGCACGGGCACCACCCGGACCATCGGCTTCGTCTCCGACACCGTCGCCACCTCACGATTGGCCGGCGACATGATCAAGGGCGCGCTCGAGGCCGCCCGCGACCGCGGCTTCATGCTGTTCATCGGCGAGACCGAGGGCGACGCCGAGCTCGAGCGCCTCCTGCTGCAGGCCATGCACGACCGCCAGGTCGACGGGCTGATCCTGGCCTCGATGTTCACCCGCACCATCAAGGTGCCCAAGACCGTCACGGCCGCGCCCGCGGTGCTGCTCAACGCCCTGCCCAAGCAGCCCGCTCCGCTGCCCGCCATCCTGCCCGACGAGGTGGAGGCCGGCCGCCGCGCCGCCCGCGTCCTGCTCGACGCCGGTCACCGCGACGGCATCTACCTGATCGGCGCCGGGCCGCGCCTGCGCGACAGGCCCTCGGAGAGCCTCGCGGCGGTGGAACGGCTCGTCGGCATCCGCGAGGCGCTCGCCGAGGCGGGGGTCGAGGTGGCCGGCGCTCGCCCCTGCCCCGACTGGCTGCCGGAGTACGGCCTCGCGGCGACGCGCGACCTGCTGCGGACCGTCCAGCCGCGTGCGCTGATCTGCTTCAACGACCGGATCGCCATGGGCGCCTACCAGGCGCTCGACGACTTCGGGCTCAAGGTGCCCGCGGACGTCTCCATCGTCTCCTTCGACGATCACCCGATCGCCTCATGGATGCGGCCCCAGCTGACCACGGTGGCGCTGCCGCACTACGAGCTGGGCCGTAAGGCCGTGGACGTGCTGTTCACCGAGATCGACCGGGACCGCTCGGCCGCTGACGAGGCGGGCGAGGTGCACCGGGTGCCGATGCCCGTCCGGCACCGCGAGTCCGTCGCGGATTTCTCAGGCTGA
- the rarD gene encoding EamA family transporter RarD, with the protein MSVARRGVLLGVAAYVLWGLSALYWPLVEPTGSLEVLALRALWSPVAIALLVLALGRRGRLAALLRRRRDLLLLALASALTSVNWALFIWATMNGHVVDASLGYFITPLVSVALGVAVFGERLSGRQWTAIGLGAAAVLVLTVGYGGPPWIAIGLALTFGGYGLIKKRVSVGAIEGLMVETAVVFPLALAYTVWLQVTGQATFGHVSVGNTLLGVGAGFVMVVPMLLFSAAATKIPLSVTGMLQYIEPIVQFLVGLLVFRESMPGSRWAAFGLLWAGLVMLAAGGLRPRGRPGAARRPAPPRSARSSRTGASGVPDPEARR; encoded by the coding sequence GTGTCTGTCGCGCGCCGTGGTGTCCTGCTGGGGGTGGCCGCGTACGTCCTGTGGGGGCTGTCCGCCCTCTACTGGCCGCTGGTCGAGCCCACCGGCTCGCTGGAGGTCCTGGCGCTGCGCGCGCTCTGGTCGCCGGTGGCGATCGCGCTGCTGGTGCTCGCGCTGGGCCGCCGCGGCCGGCTGGCCGCGCTCCTGCGCCGCCGGCGTGACCTGCTGCTGCTCGCCCTGGCCAGCGCGCTGACCTCGGTCAACTGGGCGCTGTTCATCTGGGCCACGATGAACGGGCACGTCGTGGACGCCTCGCTCGGCTACTTCATCACGCCTCTGGTCAGCGTCGCGCTGGGGGTGGCGGTCTTCGGCGAGCGGCTGAGCGGGCGCCAGTGGACGGCCATCGGCCTGGGGGCCGCCGCCGTGCTGGTCCTCACGGTCGGCTACGGCGGCCCGCCGTGGATCGCGATCGGCCTGGCGCTCACCTTCGGCGGCTACGGCCTGATCAAGAAGCGGGTGTCCGTCGGCGCCATCGAGGGGCTGATGGTGGAGACGGCCGTGGTGTTCCCGCTCGCCCTGGCGTACACCGTGTGGCTGCAGGTCACCGGCCAGGCCACGTTCGGGCACGTGTCGGTGGGCAACACCCTGCTCGGCGTCGGCGCCGGGTTCGTCATGGTGGTGCCGATGCTGCTGTTCAGCGCCGCCGCCACCAAGATCCCGCTCAGCGTGACCGGCATGCTCCAGTACATCGAGCCCATCGTGCAGTTCCTGGTCGGCCTGCTGGTCTTCAGGGAGTCGATGCCCGGCAGCCGGTGGGCGGCGTTCGGGCTGCTCTGGGCCGGGCTGGTCATGCTGGCGGCGGGCGGGCTCAGGCCACGGGGTCGGCCTGGCGCGGCTCGTCGTCCAGCTCCACCGCGCTCCGCTCGATCATCTCGAACTGGCGCATCAGGCGTTCCAGATCCGGAGGCGAGACGGTGA
- a CDS encoding extracellular catalytic domain type 1 short-chain-length polyhydroxyalkanoate depolymerase, with product MRRLTTVLAGACAAALFAVMTVVLGSPAAAATLVEVTSFGNNPGNMRMHVYVPDSRPASPAIVVAMHGCGGSGPGFYQGSEFASLADRYGFVVIYPTATQSAGFGNCFDTWSDAAKRRGGGSDPVSIASMIDYVERTHQADPNRVYATGSSSGGMMTQHLLAVYPDVFKAGASFMGVPFNCFAGASDFPPGSSRCTGGSMDRTPQQWGDAVRQAYPGYSGPRPRVQLWHGTGDTLVPHSLLRESIEQWTNVFGLSQTPTSTDTPQANWNRSRYADASGTVRVEAYSIQGAGHVLPQSGMALRAIEFFGLTTSQTDTTPPTAPAGLTASGTTATGTGLTWTASTDDTGVTGYEVLRAPGATGGTFTRAGTSATTSFTDTGLTANTTYRYQVRAYDAAGNLSPVSGTVQITTQAGGTTGACSATPTVQSQWGSGYVIHPLRIANTGTSTINGWTVTFTLPAGHTLTGSWNATVTTSGQSVTVRSVSHNGTLAPGAATTSVGFQASRPNGDTALPSGYTCA from the coding sequence ATGAGACGATTGACCACGGTGCTGGCTGGTGCCTGCGCCGCGGCGCTCTTTGCCGTCATGACCGTGGTGCTCGGATCGCCGGCCGCCGCCGCCACGCTGGTGGAGGTGACGAGCTTCGGCAACAACCCGGGCAACATGCGGATGCACGTCTACGTGCCCGACTCGCGCCCGGCCTCGCCGGCGATCGTGGTGGCGATGCATGGCTGTGGCGGCTCCGGCCCCGGCTTCTACCAGGGCAGCGAGTTCGCCTCGCTGGCGGATCGGTACGGCTTCGTCGTCATCTATCCGACCGCCACCCAGTCGGCGGGGTTCGGCAACTGCTTCGACACCTGGTCCGACGCGGCCAAGCGGCGCGGCGGCGGCAGCGATCCGGTCTCCATCGCCTCGATGATCGACTACGTCGAGCGGACCCATCAGGCAGACCCGAACCGGGTCTACGCCACCGGAAGCTCGTCCGGCGGCATGATGACCCAGCATCTGCTCGCCGTCTACCCGGACGTGTTCAAGGCGGGCGCCTCCTTCATGGGGGTGCCCTTCAACTGCTTCGCCGGCGCCTCCGACTTCCCGCCGGGAAGCAGCAGGTGCACCGGCGGCAGCATGGACCGGACACCCCAGCAGTGGGGCGACGCGGTCCGCCAGGCGTACCCGGGCTATTCCGGCCCCCGCCCGCGCGTGCAGCTGTGGCACGGCACCGGTGACACCCTCGTGCCCCACTCGCTGCTGCGGGAGTCGATCGAGCAGTGGACCAATGTGTTCGGGCTGAGCCAGACCCCGACCAGCACCGACACCCCGCAGGCGAACTGGAACCGCAGCCGGTACGCCGACGCCTCCGGCACCGTGCGGGTGGAGGCGTACAGCATCCAGGGCGCCGGGCACGTCCTTCCGCAGAGCGGCATGGCCCTGCGCGCGATCGAGTTCTTCGGCCTGACCACCAGCCAGACCGACACCACGCCGCCGACCGCCCCGGCAGGGCTCACCGCCTCGGGCACCACCGCCACCGGCACCGGCCTGACCTGGACGGCCTCCACCGACGACACCGGCGTGACCGGCTACGAGGTCCTGCGCGCCCCCGGCGCGACGGGCGGCACGTTCACCAGGGCCGGCACCTCGGCCACCACCTCGTTCACCGACACGGGCCTGACCGCGAACACCACCTACCGCTACCAGGTCCGCGCCTACGACGCCGCCGGCAACCTCTCACCGGTCTCCGGCACCGTCCAGATCACCACTCAGGCGGGCGGCACGACCGGTGCCTGCTCGGCCACCCCGACGGTGCAGTCGCAGTGGGGGAGCGGGTACGTGATCCACCCGCTGCGGATCGCCAACACCGGCACCTCGACGATCAACGGCTGGACCGTCACCTTCACCCTGCCGGCCGGGCACACCCTGACCGGCTCGTGGAACGCCACCGTCACCACCAGCGGCCAGAGCGTCACGGTCAGAAGCGTCAGCCACAACGGCACGCTCGCTCCGGGAGCCGCCACCACCAGCGTCGGCTTCCAGGCGAGCAGACCCAACGGCGACACCGCCCTGCCGTCCGGCTACACCTGCGCCTGA
- a CDS encoding carbohydrate ABC transporter permease produces the protein MITARRESWTGRLLLVLMMAVTLLPFLSLFVTALHPSGTYPAGLAWPDDPQWGNFLRAFEAANMGALLWSSVLIVLGVVPISILLGTMAGFAIGHLRVIGGRVVFLLFVLGLTLPFEGVITPLYYQLRDMGLLNTRWAIILPLIGLFMPFSVFWMRAHFVNMPGELSESARMDGANVWQLFRRIHVPLAMPAISSLGILLFLWTWNQFLLAIVLVDDPAKRTMSGALGAFQGQWGTDIPLLCAGSLLILTPTLVIFLIFQRHFVKALLQGSLKG, from the coding sequence ATGATCACCGCCCGGCGGGAGTCCTGGACCGGCAGGCTGCTGCTCGTCCTCATGATGGCGGTCACGCTCCTGCCGTTCCTCAGCCTGTTCGTCACCGCCCTGCACCCCTCAGGCACCTACCCGGCCGGGCTCGCCTGGCCGGACGACCCGCAGTGGGGCAACTTCCTGCGCGCCTTCGAGGCCGCGAACATGGGCGCGCTGCTGTGGTCGAGCGTCCTCATCGTGCTGGGCGTGGTGCCGATCTCGATCCTGCTCGGCACGATGGCCGGCTTCGCCATCGGCCACCTGCGCGTCATCGGAGGGCGCGTGGTCTTCCTGCTGTTCGTGCTCGGCCTGACCCTGCCCTTCGAGGGCGTCATCACGCCGCTGTACTACCAGCTGCGCGACATGGGGCTGCTGAACACCCGCTGGGCCATCATCCTGCCGCTCATCGGCCTGTTCATGCCGTTCTCCGTCTTCTGGATGCGCGCCCACTTCGTCAACATGCCGGGCGAGCTGTCCGAGAGCGCCCGCATGGACGGGGCCAACGTGTGGCAGCTGTTCCGGCGCATCCACGTGCCCCTGGCCATGCCGGCGATCTCGTCCCTGGGCATCCTGCTGTTCCTGTGGACGTGGAACCAGTTTCTGCTGGCCATCGTCCTGGTCGACGACCCCGCCAAGCGCACGATGTCGGGCGCGCTGGGCGCCTTCCAGGGCCAGTGGGGGACCGACATCCCGCTGCTGTGCGCGGGATCGCTGCTCATCCTGACCCCCACGCTCGTGATCTTCCTCATCTTCCAGCGCCACTTCGTCAAGGCCCTCCTTCAGGGCTCCCTGAAGGGCTGA
- a CDS encoding TetR/AcrR family transcriptional regulator C-terminal domain-containing protein: MAKGITRERIVAAALELLNEKGMDALTVRALASRLGVGAPALYWHVRNKQELLDEMSTFVMRRVIAALSEIAPEAGWRDGLAAYARVLRAEYLQHRDGARIFSGTRFSDPEVVRAKDPWLARLTAAGFSLAEADDAVDLVTAFVVGFVIEEQERSQSAGADPARYSLAGRDAWLGEGADLVKVAGHLRDDGDRRFERQLTVVLDGLAARSRPA; this comes from the coding sequence GTGGCGAAGGGCATCACGCGGGAGCGGATCGTGGCGGCGGCACTGGAGCTGCTCAATGAGAAGGGCATGGACGCTCTCACCGTCCGCGCGCTCGCGTCCCGGCTCGGCGTGGGCGCCCCCGCGCTGTACTGGCACGTCCGCAACAAGCAGGAGCTGCTCGACGAGATGAGCACCTTCGTCATGCGCCGCGTCATCGCCGCCCTCTCGGAGATCGCTCCCGAGGCCGGCTGGCGTGACGGCCTGGCCGCCTACGCCCGCGTCCTGCGCGCGGAGTACCTGCAGCACCGGGACGGGGCGCGCATCTTCAGCGGCACCCGCTTCTCCGACCCGGAAGTGGTCAGGGCGAAGGATCCCTGGCTCGCGCGCCTGACCGCCGCCGGGTTCTCACTGGCCGAGGCGGACGACGCCGTCGACCTGGTCACCGCCTTCGTGGTCGGCTTCGTGATCGAGGAGCAGGAGCGCAGCCAGTCCGCCGGCGCCGACCCGGCCCGTTACTCCCTGGCCGGGCGCGACGCTTGGCTCGGTGAAGGCGCCGATCTGGTCAAGGTCGCCGGGCACCTGCGCGACGACGGGGACCGGAGGTTCGAGCGGCAGCTCACCGTCGTGCTCGACGGGCTGGCGGCCCGATCCCGCCCCGCCTGA
- a CDS encoding glycoside hydrolase family 68 protein, with product MSGDRPARWTHRHLGLLAESAATTAPLIDPTALPRILPGHHLWDLWPVQDEDGSTSVAGGRELWMALSAPDRGHPEERHDHARIRLLGKKGNEWTDLGDAFPDGASPGSREWSGSAIRRPDGTVSVYYTAAGRRGESPPTYRQSVVEARTTVIADGDRVTLRPDAPHREILRSDERTYLPADGVPGNLRAFRDPGWFRDPADGVDRLLVAASTPWQDTFTGAIALAEPRDGAWSLLPPLLVAEGVNHEIERPHVIVHDSRYHLFFCTHRHSFDPAHPAPTGLYGFAAPALAGPYEPLNGSGLVIGNPAGRPDQAYAWLVLPDLHVVSFANYRSPQGVDLRHAPAAQARAGFGGTVAPTLKLTLDGLSTSVVPVPEDLRGTPTGP from the coding sequence GTGAGCGGTGACCGGCCGGCGCGCTGGACCCACCGGCACCTCGGCCTGCTCGCCGAGAGCGCCGCGACCACGGCACCCCTCATCGACCCCACGGCCCTGCCCCGGATCCTGCCCGGCCACCACCTCTGGGACCTGTGGCCCGTCCAGGACGAGGACGGCTCCACGAGCGTCGCGGGCGGCCGCGAGCTGTGGATGGCCCTGTCGGCTCCCGACCGCGGCCACCCCGAGGAGCGCCACGACCACGCCAGGATCCGCCTGCTCGGCAAGAAGGGCAACGAGTGGACGGACCTGGGCGACGCCTTCCCCGACGGCGCCTCCCCGGGCAGCCGCGAATGGTCCGGCTCGGCGATCCGCCGCCCCGACGGGACCGTGTCGGTGTACTACACGGCCGCCGGGCGGCGCGGCGAGTCGCCTCCGACGTACCGGCAGAGCGTCGTCGAGGCCCGCACCACCGTCATCGCCGACGGGGACCGGGTCACGCTGCGCCCAGACGCCCCGCACCGCGAGATCCTGCGCTCCGACGAGCGGACGTATCTGCCGGCCGACGGGGTGCCGGGCAACCTCAGGGCCTTTCGCGATCCGGGCTGGTTCCGCGATCCGGCCGACGGCGTCGACCGCCTGCTCGTCGCCGCGTCCACGCCCTGGCAGGACACCTTCACCGGCGCCATCGCCCTGGCCGAGCCACGCGACGGCGCCTGGTCCCTGCTCCCGCCCCTGCTCGTCGCCGAAGGAGTCAACCACGAGATCGAACGCCCGCACGTCATCGTCCACGACTCCCGCTACCACCTCTTCTTCTGCACCCACCGCCACTCCTTCGACCCGGCCCACCCCGCGCCCACCGGCCTGTACGGCTTCGCCGCGCCTGCCCTGGCCGGACCGTACGAGCCGCTCAACGGCTCCGGGCTCGTGATCGGCAACCCCGCCGGCCGGCCGGACCAGGCCTACGCCTGGCTGGTGCTGCCGGATCTGCACGTGGTCAGCTTCGCCAACTACCGATCGCCCCAGGGGGTGGATCTGCGGCACGCGCCGGCCGCGCAGGCGCGGGCCGGTTTCGGCGGCACCGTCGCCCCGACGCTCAAGCTGACCCTGGACGGCCTGAGCACCTCCGTCGTTCCGGTGCCGGAAGACCTGCGGGGCACCCCGACCGGTCCTTGA